A single window of bacterium DNA harbors:
- a CDS encoding Gfo/Idh/MocA family oxidoreductase yields the protein RRAAEPLGARPCRTVGELVEAGAEAVYVTLPNAFHGAVVLDALDRGLHVFSEKPMATTLDEARRIAAAVRRTGRIYQMGFNRRFAPAYRFLKERVAAGFVPLSAHVKITDGDMLTPSWYVDTSLTGGFLFDCGVHMIDLVAWLVGPVRAVSALGRRSCYPDHDDIALVLRCDGERPVAFTTCGHASWAKPTERVELYGDHALLESADMNRARHATREAPDAAWREFPSADEVTELGYVAEDRAFVDACLSEGPPPVTVEDAFHSIAVIDAAYRSLRAGGRAEAVPEA from the coding sequence CGCGCCGCGCGGCGGAGCCGCTCGGCGCGCGGCCGTGCCGGACGGTCGGCGAACTGGTCGAGGCCGGCGCCGAGGCCGTCTACGTCACGCTCCCCAACGCATTCCACGGCGCGGTCGTCCTCGACGCGCTCGACCGCGGCCTCCACGTGTTCTCCGAGAAGCCGATGGCGACGACGCTCGACGAGGCGCGGCGCATCGCCGCGGCGGTGCGCCGCACGGGACGGATCTACCAGATGGGCTTCAACCGCCGCTTCGCGCCGGCGTACAGGTTCCTCAAGGAGCGCGTGGCGGCCGGCTTCGTCCCGTTGTCCGCGCACGTCAAGATCACCGACGGCGACATGCTGACGCCGTCGTGGTACGTCGACACGTCGCTGACCGGGGGGTTCCTGTTCGACTGCGGGGTCCACATGATCGACCTCGTCGCCTGGCTCGTCGGTCCGGTGCGGGCGGTGTCGGCCCTCGGCCGGCGGAGCTGCTATCCGGATCACGACGACATCGCGCTCGTGCTGCGGTGCGACGGCGAGCGCCCGGTCGCGTTCACCACGTGCGGTCACGCGTCGTGGGCCAAACCCACGGAGCGTGTCGAGCTGTACGGCGACCACGCCCTTCTGGAATCCGCGGACATGAACCGGGCCCGCCACGCGACGCGCGAGGCGCCGGACGCCGCGTGGCGGGAGTTCCCGTCGGCCGACGAGGTCACGGAGCTCGGCTACGTGGCCGAAGACCGGGCGTTCGTCGACGCGTGCTTGAGCGAGGGACCGCCGCCGGTCACCGTGGAGGACGCGTTCCACAGCATCGCGGTCATCGACGCGGCCTACAGGAGCCTCCGCGCGGGCGGACGGGCGGAAGCCGTGCCCGAGGCATGA
- a CDS encoding extracellular solute-binding protein — protein sequence MRRFGGIVVALVLGLLLSGYPAAWAVNPAGGGNFNVQGRVDLRALTRDNFYKVLGPAARGQNVVFYDFADTLCELLAKEVADWGRSSGVGVKHVCVDGDAATQQLIAEHQAGKPPSADVFFLPNNNVRVMTGAGLVANIALVDLLPNARDVDPSVARESRGYLHGGTALPFHRNQTVVAYNSQFVSKPPDTFAALYEFARSHSGKVALTPPNHGGSGSGFLESALLALAPQCKKDLYSYGISDAQAQAIAANCMPAVIDYFKKLKPYVTFTNGNEASVQALANNTASVATVWEDDLYTLASKGLVPPSVHPHLLASGEVGDGDAMIVVAGTQKLEASLLLADFLMGDKVQIDKLEQTGSRTARLSLKTRGHIPATMAPFLLPDAMYHERTRTRINGVISNAAVAIFVRQILQ from the coding sequence ATGAGACGGTTCGGCGGGATCGTGGTGGCGCTCGTGCTCGGTCTGCTGCTGTCGGGGTATCCCGCGGCGTGGGCGGTCAATCCCGCGGGCGGCGGCAACTTCAACGTACAGGGCCGGGTCGACCTGCGCGCGCTCACGCGCGACAACTTCTACAAGGTGCTCGGGCCCGCCGCGCGGGGCCAGAACGTCGTCTTCTACGACTTCGCGGATACGCTCTGCGAGCTATTGGCGAAAGAGGTCGCCGACTGGGGCCGCTCGAGCGGTGTCGGCGTCAAGCACGTCTGCGTGGACGGCGACGCGGCCACGCAGCAATTGATCGCCGAGCACCAGGCCGGCAAACCGCCGTCGGCCGACGTCTTCTTCCTGCCGAACAACAACGTCCGCGTCATGACCGGCGCGGGGCTGGTCGCGAACATCGCGCTGGTCGATCTGCTGCCGAACGCGCGCGACGTCGATCCCTCCGTGGCCCGCGAGTCGCGCGGGTACCTGCACGGCGGCACGGCGCTGCCGTTCCATCGGAACCAGACCGTGGTCGCCTACAACAGCCAGTTCGTCTCGAAGCCGCCGGACACGTTCGCGGCGCTGTACGAGTTCGCCCGCAGCCACTCCGGCAAGGTCGCGCTCACGCCGCCCAACCACGGCGGCAGCGGATCGGGCTTCCTGGAGAGCGCGCTTCTGGCGCTCGCGCCGCAGTGCAAGAAGGACCTTTACTCCTACGGGATCAGCGACGCCCAGGCGCAGGCGATCGCCGCGAACTGCATGCCCGCGGTCATCGACTACTTCAAGAAGCTGAAGCCCTACGTGACGTTTACGAACGGCAACGAAGCCTCGGTCCAGGCGCTCGCGAACAACACCGCGTCCGTCGCGACCGTATGGGAGGATGACCTCTACACGCTGGCATCGAAGGGCCTCGTGCCGCCGTCTGTGCACCCCCATCTGTTGGCGAGCGGCGAGGTGGGTGACGGAGACGCGATGATCGTGGTCGCGGGCACGCAGAAGCTCGAGGCATCGCTGTTGCTGGCCGATTTCCTGATGGGCGACAAAGTGCAGATCGACAAGCTCGAGCAGACCGGCAGCCGGACGGCGCGGCTCAGCCTGAAGACCCGCGGGCACATCCCGGCGACCATGGCGCCGTTCCTCCTCCCCGACGCGATGTACCACGAGCGGACGCGCACGCGCATCAACGGCGTCATCTCGAACGCGGCCGTCGCGATCTTCGTCCGGCAGATCCTCCAGTAG
- a CDS encoding ABC transporter ATP-binding protein — translation MAQVELRGVTKAYGATAAVRDVDLEARDGEFLTILGPSGCGKTTTLRIIAGLLDPDAGEVLIDGRPVQHLPAHRRETAMVFQSYALFPHMTVAENVGFGLRMRRVPADERRTRVADALEMVELGGLGGRYPRALSGGQQQRVAVARAVVTRPKVLLFDEPLSNLDAKLRERLRLELRALQQRLRITTVYVTHDQAEALVLSDRIVVMDHGRVVEVGAPQEVYRRPRARVTAEFLGIANLIEATIAGAVGEEYIAETAMGRLRMACPDRLASGDAVTLSFRPEDIRIGSGPVNCLTGAVRQAAYLGSVTDYVISVNDVRLRVQQPGEPAHRIGETVRLVLPEAPAVIRER, via the coding sequence ATGGCGCAGGTCGAACTGCGCGGCGTGACCAAGGCCTACGGGGCCACGGCCGCCGTGCGGGACGTCGATCTCGAGGCCCGGGATGGCGAGTTTCTCACCATCCTGGGCCCCTCGGGATGCGGCAAGACCACGACGCTGCGCATCATCGCCGGCCTGCTCGATCCCGACGCCGGCGAGGTCCTGATCGACGGGCGGCCTGTGCAGCACCTGCCGGCGCACCGGCGCGAGACGGCGATGGTGTTCCAGTCCTACGCCCTCTTTCCGCACATGACGGTCGCGGAGAACGTCGGCTTCGGCCTCCGCATGCGGCGCGTGCCGGCGGACGAACGGCGGACGCGCGTCGCGGACGCGCTGGAGATGGTCGAACTCGGCGGGCTCGGCGGCCGGTACCCGCGGGCGCTCTCCGGCGGCCAGCAGCAGCGTGTCGCGGTCGCCCGCGCGGTCGTGACGCGCCCCAAGGTCCTGCTCTTCGACGAGCCGCTCAGCAACCTGGACGCCAAGCTGCGCGAGCGCCTGCGGCTCGAACTGCGGGCGCTGCAGCAGCGCCTCCGGATCACGACGGTCTACGTCACCCACGACCAGGCGGAGGCGCTCGTCCTCTCCGACCGCATCGTGGTCATGGACCACGGACGCGTCGTCGAGGTCGGCGCGCCGCAGGAGGTCTACCGGCGGCCGCGCGCGCGGGTCACCGCGGAATTCCTTGGCATCGCGAACCTGATCGAGGCGACGATCGCCGGGGCCGTGGGCGAGGAGTACATCGCCGAGACCGCCATGGGACGGCTGCGGATGGCGTGCCCCGACCGGCTGGCAAGCGGCGACGCGGTGACGCTGTCGTTCCGCCCCGAGGATATCCGGATCGGCTCGGGCCCCGTCAATTGCCTTACCGGCGCCGTCCGGCAGGCCGCCTACCTCGGGTCCGTCACGGACTACGTCATCAGCGTGAACGACGTCCGGCTGCGGGTGCAGCAGCCCGGCGAGCCGGCGCATCGGATCGGCGAAACGGTGCGCCTGGTGCTGCCGGAGGCGCCCGCCGTCATCCGGGAGCGGTAG
- a CDS encoding ABC transporter permease subunit, whose product MAEAVSAALAVDRSRRAARRRRDNWITLLLLAPGVGFLALFLVIPLAQVFLRSVGLAAVGQASRFTWEYYRQFWGEPQYRDGFFFSLWLGVASTVISLATALAFSALIQIRFPGRLLISVLYKIPLVVPSLVAAFLILSLIGPGGILARLVFHWGWAWPRLVYDRWGWGVIMVLVWHNVPFMMVIISAVMASIPHDVLDAARNLGASPWAVFRFVTVPLSLSGISAATLLVFIQVFGAFAVPSLLESAYPTALPVIMQIEMMDHANWALASALGAVLTLASGLILFLYYRLVQGRGPVAR is encoded by the coding sequence GTGGCGGAGGCGGTCTCCGCGGCGCTCGCCGTGGACCGCTCGCGCCGGGCGGCGCGGCGGCGGCGGGACAACTGGATCACCCTGCTCCTGCTGGCTCCCGGCGTCGGGTTTCTCGCGCTCTTCCTCGTCATCCCGCTCGCGCAGGTGTTCCTGAGGAGCGTCGGGCTCGCCGCCGTCGGCCAGGCCTCGCGGTTCACGTGGGAGTACTACCGGCAGTTCTGGGGCGAGCCGCAGTACCGCGACGGATTCTTCTTTAGCCTCTGGCTCGGCGTCGCGTCCACCGTGATCAGCCTCGCGACCGCGCTCGCGTTCAGCGCGTTGATACAAATCCGGTTTCCCGGACGTCTGCTCATCAGCGTGCTGTACAAGATCCCGCTCGTCGTGCCGAGCCTGGTGGCGGCGTTTCTGATCCTCAGCCTGATCGGGCCCGGCGGGATCCTCGCGCGGCTCGTCTTCCATTGGGGGTGGGCCTGGCCGCGCCTCGTCTACGACCGGTGGGGCTGGGGCGTCATCATGGTCCTCGTCTGGCACAACGTACCGTTCATGATGGTCATCATCTCCGCGGTAATGGCGTCGATCCCCCACGACGTCCTCGACGCCGCCCGAAATCTCGGCGCCTCGCCCTGGGCGGTATTCCGCTTCGTCACCGTGCCGCTGTCGCTCTCGGGAATTTCGGCCGCGACGCTACTGGTCTTCATCCAGGTGTTCGGCGCGTTCGCCGTGCCGTCGCTCCTCGAATCGGCCTATCCGACGGCGCTGCCGGTCATCATGCAGATCGAGATGATGGACCACGCCAACTGGGCGCTGGCCTCCGCGCTCGGCGCGGTGCTGACGCTCGCTTCCGGCCTCATTCTGTTCCTCTACTACCGGCTCGTGCAGGGCCGGGGACCGGTCGCGCGGTGA